One Agrobacterium vaccinii DNA window includes the following coding sequences:
- a CDS encoding heparinase II/III family protein codes for MIGIAPLRLKLSKLAKRAPSGLVAAPTDLRAVDPYVAQELVYGRIALAGRILETGGVSPFSLEMPSVAFEERLHAFSWLRHVRASKSDEACHRSRVLVSDWIALHGRTFVGVAWAPDTAAQRLIAWLSHSPVVLHNADAGFYRRFLKSLGFHVAYLSLIARYAPDGETRLKIRIALAVASISLPNRSSKIARFGMKLDRELERQVLPDGGHMSRNPRVMLELLLDLLPLRQSYINLGHDVPPGLVPAIDRMFPAIRFFRHQDGDLALFNGSTATLANELASVLRYDETSGRPSRALPDVAYQRLSADDTVIIVDTGIPQSMELSRGAHCGCLSFELSSVRNRFIVNSGFPSYAAPDFKRASRSTAAHSTVTINDTSSCRLSRSRLLGPIMVAGISEVSVQRETDQKGADVLIASHDGYVKDYGYIHQRELELSAAGSKIKGRDFIYLAQQDKKQPEGTVDTVSRFHIHPSIELVRQDEESVMMRASDGTSWVFSAPGQMVAIAEDVFMADASGIRPSQQLEIHFQVLDTSEVRWLIERKL; via the coding sequence ATGATTGGCATCGCACCTCTGCGCCTGAAATTATCCAAGCTGGCAAAACGCGCTCCCAGCGGGCTGGTGGCAGCGCCAACGGATTTACGGGCGGTCGATCCCTATGTGGCTCAAGAACTCGTTTATGGCCGCATCGCGCTTGCCGGGCGCATTCTGGAAACCGGTGGCGTGTCGCCTTTCTCGCTTGAAATGCCATCGGTGGCTTTCGAAGAAAGACTGCATGCGTTCAGCTGGCTGCGCCATGTTCGGGCCAGTAAGTCGGACGAAGCCTGCCACCGGTCGCGTGTTCTCGTGTCTGACTGGATCGCGCTGCACGGCCGCACTTTCGTTGGGGTTGCCTGGGCGCCTGATACAGCGGCTCAACGGTTGATCGCCTGGCTGTCCCATTCCCCGGTCGTTCTGCACAATGCCGATGCGGGCTTCTATCGGCGTTTTCTCAAAAGCCTGGGCTTTCACGTCGCCTATCTCAGCCTTATCGCCAGATATGCGCCCGATGGAGAGACCCGCCTTAAAATCCGTATTGCGCTGGCGGTGGCGTCCATTTCACTTCCGAACCGCTCTTCGAAAATTGCGCGCTTCGGTATGAAGCTGGACCGGGAGCTGGAGCGCCAGGTTCTGCCCGACGGCGGCCACATGTCGCGCAATCCACGTGTTATGCTGGAGCTGCTGCTGGATCTGCTGCCGTTGCGGCAAAGCTACATCAATCTCGGTCACGACGTGCCGCCCGGTCTCGTTCCGGCGATCGACCGCATGTTTCCCGCCATTCGCTTTTTTCGCCATCAGGATGGTGACCTTGCGCTTTTCAATGGCTCGACGGCAACGCTAGCGAATGAACTGGCCTCCGTGCTGCGTTATGACGAAACATCCGGGCGACCATCTCGCGCCTTGCCTGATGTGGCCTATCAGCGGCTTTCAGCGGATGATACGGTCATCATCGTCGATACCGGCATTCCGCAGTCCATGGAGCTTTCCAGAGGTGCCCATTGCGGCTGCCTGTCTTTCGAGCTCTCCTCTGTTCGCAACCGTTTCATCGTCAATTCCGGCTTTCCCTCCTATGCCGCACCGGATTTCAAACGCGCGAGCCGCTCAACAGCGGCGCATTCGACGGTAACGATCAACGATACTTCGTCTTGCCGGCTGTCACGGTCACGCCTGCTGGGGCCTATCATGGTTGCCGGTATCAGCGAGGTCAGCGTTCAGCGGGAGACCGATCAAAAGGGTGCAGACGTGTTGATTGCCTCCCATGACGGCTATGTCAAAGACTACGGTTACATCCATCAACGCGAGCTGGAACTGAGTGCAGCAGGAAGCAAGATCAAAGGTCGTGATTTCATTTATCTGGCTCAGCAGGATAAAAAACAACCTGAAGGGACGGTCGATACCGTCTCCCGCTTCCACATTCACCCATCTATCGAACTGGTGAGGCAGGACGAAGAGTCGGTGATGATGCGGGCAAGCGATGGCACAAGCTGGGTATTTTCGGCACCGGGGCAGATGGTTGCCATTGCTGAAGATGTCTTCATGGCGGATGCCTCCGGCATCCGTCCCTCCCAGCAGTTGGAAATCCATTTTCAGGTATTAGACACCAGTGAAGTGCGCTGGCTGATCGAAAGAAAGCTTTAG